Proteins encoded within one genomic window of Nitrospina gracilis 3/211:
- a CDS encoding protein adenylyltransferase SelO: MQTLETLNFQNRFVRLGGEFYQYKPPTPVSNPFPVAKNPDVAGLLDLDPQEFERPEFWQHFGGNRVLPGAQPLAMVYSGFQFGSYNPQLGDGRGLLLGEVQNEQGEFWDVYLKGCGQTRFCRGFDGRATLRSSIREYLCGEAMAGLGIPTTRSLAVVGIQELIQRELPEPAAVLVRIARTHVRFGNFDYFHYTNRPEKVAELADHVIHHYFPELESAPDKYAQMFAQVVDKTAWMIACWQAVGFGHGVMNTDNMSILGETFDYGPYGFMDRYNPIFVPNHSDIHGRYSYAQQPQIGHWNLAKLGETLTHLVEPERLQKELEQYAARFNHYNRTMMGRKLGLSVLDSEFDNLVSGLIQLLSRHKPDHTNFFRTLSGFRCGALDALRTYFPNNPDELDGWLDRYTRLLEREDVSPEEQKEAMDAVNPKFILRNYLAQQAIDRALKENDYSEIERLRVILKHPFGDQPELFREWSIDPEHYASDTPEPYLGMQVSCSA; encoded by the coding sequence TTGCAGACTCTGGAAACACTGAATTTTCAAAACCGGTTCGTCCGCCTGGGCGGGGAGTTTTATCAGTACAAGCCCCCCACCCCGGTATCAAACCCGTTCCCCGTGGCCAAAAACCCGGACGTCGCCGGTCTGCTGGACCTCGATCCTCAGGAATTCGAACGGCCTGAGTTCTGGCAGCACTTCGGTGGGAACCGGGTGTTGCCCGGAGCCCAGCCTCTGGCGATGGTGTATTCGGGCTTCCAGTTCGGCAGCTACAATCCGCAACTGGGCGACGGACGCGGCCTTCTGCTTGGCGAAGTCCAAAACGAGCAGGGCGAATTCTGGGACGTGTACCTCAAAGGGTGCGGCCAGACTCGGTTCTGCCGTGGTTTTGACGGACGGGCCACGCTCCGCTCCTCCATCCGCGAATACCTGTGCGGGGAGGCCATGGCCGGGCTCGGCATTCCCACCACCCGATCCCTTGCGGTGGTCGGCATTCAGGAGTTGATCCAGCGCGAACTGCCGGAACCCGCCGCCGTGCTGGTTCGCATCGCCCGCACTCACGTCCGCTTCGGCAATTTCGATTACTTCCACTACACCAACCGGCCGGAAAAAGTCGCTGAGCTGGCCGATCACGTCATCCACCATTACTTTCCGGAGTTGGAATCGGCGCCGGACAAGTACGCGCAGATGTTCGCCCAGGTGGTGGACAAAACAGCGTGGATGATCGCCTGCTGGCAGGCGGTGGGGTTTGGCCACGGGGTGATGAACACCGACAACATGTCGATCCTGGGTGAGACGTTCGACTACGGACCCTATGGCTTCATGGACCGCTACAACCCGATTTTCGTCCCGAACCACTCGGACATTCACGGACGATACTCCTACGCCCAGCAACCCCAGATCGGCCACTGGAACCTGGCCAAGCTGGGCGAAACGCTGACTCACCTGGTCGAACCCGAACGTTTGCAGAAAGAGCTGGAACAGTATGCCGCCCGCTTCAACCACTACAACCGTACGATGATGGGACGTAAACTGGGATTGAGTGTGCTCGATTCCGAATTCGATAACCTGGTGAGCGGATTGATCCAACTCCTCTCCCGGCACAAACCCGACCACACCAACTTTTTCCGCACGCTTTCCGGGTTCCGTTGCGGCGCGCTCGACGCCCTGCGAACGTATTTCCCCAACAACCCTGACGAACTCGACGGGTGGCTGGATCGTTACACGCGCCTGTTGGAGCGGGAGGACGTCTCCCCCGAAGAGCAGAAGGAAGCGATGGACGCCGTCAACCCCAAATTCATTCTCCGCAACTACCTCGCCCAGCAGGCCATCGACCGGGCGCTCAAGGAAAATGATTATTCGGAAATCGAACGGCTTCGGGTTATCCTGAAGCACCCCTTCGGGGACCAACCGGAGTTGTTCCGGGAATGGAGTATCGATCCCGAACACTACGCAAGCGACACACCGGAACCTTACCTCGGCATGCAGGTCAGCTGTTCCGCGTGA
- the thiL gene encoding thiamine-phosphate kinase, with protein sequence MDLDRLGEFGLIARLASHIPHRSRRVVKGIGDDCAVYSQPGGNYLVVTADALIESVHFDLNTTTPEQLGWKTVAVNASDVAAMGAAPRFAVVTLGIPKTTKVNFLDRLYKGLGRACEAFGVDLVGGDTVSTPEHWMLSLTMLGETRKKRLFTRKGAKAGDAILMTGTVGDSALGLQILKSPGKKWSGSPADRKHLIQRHLEPTARVKETAKLAKSRLRVTSMIDVSDGLGQDLGHLLSASEVGAELWEASLPLSKPFENTCIKNGLEAGELALGGGEDYELLFTLKSEDVKKLLRSFVNYGTPVTQIGEVTARQGVVWVRTNGRRQTLRKPAGFNHFKENG encoded by the coding sequence ATGGACCTCGATCGCTTGGGCGAGTTCGGGCTGATCGCCCGGCTGGCCTCCCACATACCCCATCGGTCACGACGCGTCGTGAAAGGCATCGGCGACGACTGCGCGGTGTATTCCCAGCCCGGCGGCAATTACCTCGTGGTGACCGCCGACGCTCTGATCGAATCCGTTCATTTCGACCTCAACACAACCACACCCGAGCAACTGGGCTGGAAAACGGTGGCGGTCAACGCCAGCGATGTAGCGGCGATGGGTGCGGCGCCGCGCTTCGCCGTCGTCACCCTGGGCATTCCCAAAACCACCAAGGTCAATTTTCTGGACCGGCTCTACAAGGGACTCGGCCGTGCCTGCGAGGCGTTCGGAGTGGACCTCGTGGGCGGCGATACGGTGTCCACCCCGGAACACTGGATGCTGAGCCTGACCATGCTGGGCGAGACGCGCAAGAAACGCCTGTTCACCCGCAAGGGGGCCAAGGCGGGGGATGCCATCCTGATGACCGGCACCGTCGGCGACTCCGCTCTCGGCCTTCAGATCCTGAAATCGCCGGGTAAAAAATGGTCCGGGAGCCCCGCTGACCGCAAACACCTCATCCAACGGCATCTGGAGCCCACCGCCCGGGTGAAAGAAACCGCAAAATTGGCTAAATCCAGGTTGAGGGTCACGTCGATGATCGACGTGAGCGACGGACTGGGTCAGGACCTGGGTCACCTGCTTAGCGCCTCCGAAGTCGGGGCAGAGCTTTGGGAGGCATCCCTGCCACTCAGCAAACCCTTTGAAAATACGTGCATTAAAAACGGTTTGGAGGCTGGAGAACTGGCTCTCGGGGGTGGAGAGGATTATGAATTGTTATTTACATTAAAATCTGAAGATGTTAAAAAATTGTTGAGGTCGTTTGTTAATTACGGAACGCCTGTGACTCAAATCGGAGAGGTCACGGCCCGCCAAGGGGTCGTTTGGGTCCGCACCAACGGACGCCGCCAAACTCTCCGAAAGCCTGCGGGATTCAATCACTTTAAAGAAAATGGTTGA
- a CDS encoding hemolysin family protein, protein MDLGTTLLLVGVFILLEGFFSGCEIGMISVNRIRMEQLAGEGVRSARLINKLLQTPEQLFAITSLGTNVCVVSSTAVFTSYLVTTFGSWGDFLSMLIISPFILFAGEIIPKLIFQSRSDAIMSAMVYPLNIVGKILAPFNAMFTHINAFLYKKILRQSDVPGYTRVSREQIRHISHPESDTSELEPEERVMIHRIFNFSELTVEQCMVPLIQLYAISDTATVDEANKLAMESGFSRLPVFHERMFNLIGILNTFDLLTVPPDNSPITDLIRPAYYIPPNKKLDDLLKELQQRGLHLAIVVDEHGGCVGIITIEDLLEQIVGEIEDEYDEPPKYYEKYDEDGFLVQGDIEIAMLNEELELDLPEGNYETVAGLMIDRLEKIPVAGDQVIVQDCRLTVKEASKRKINSVILRKLPPDFDAETQNGEKAGNSQSGSAASKEKSSAVSNSAPSADPASMESDTPPKHNKPKKASFSSSRP, encoded by the coding sequence ATGGACCTGGGAACCACACTGCTTCTGGTAGGCGTGTTCATTTTGCTGGAAGGTTTTTTCTCCGGTTGCGAGATCGGCATGATCTCCGTCAACCGCATCCGCATGGAACAGCTCGCAGGCGAAGGGGTGCGATCCGCACGCCTCATCAACAAGCTCCTGCAAACCCCGGAACAACTGTTCGCCATCACCTCGCTCGGAACCAATGTCTGCGTGGTCAGTTCCACTGCCGTCTTCACGAGCTATCTGGTCACGACATTTGGTAGCTGGGGTGATTTTCTTTCGATGCTCATCATCTCCCCGTTCATCCTGTTCGCCGGGGAAATCATCCCAAAGCTCATTTTCCAGAGCCGTTCCGACGCCATCATGTCGGCGATGGTGTATCCGCTCAACATCGTCGGCAAAATTCTGGCGCCGTTCAACGCGATGTTCACGCACATCAATGCGTTTCTCTACAAAAAAATCCTGCGGCAATCCGATGTTCCCGGCTACACGAGGGTGAGCCGGGAACAGATCCGCCACATCTCACACCCGGAGTCGGACACATCGGAACTGGAACCGGAAGAACGGGTGATGATTCACCGTATTTTCAATTTCAGCGAACTTACGGTGGAGCAGTGCATGGTGCCGCTGATACAGCTCTACGCCATCTCAGACACGGCCACGGTGGACGAGGCCAACAAGCTGGCCATGGAATCGGGTTTTTCACGTCTTCCCGTATTTCACGAACGCATGTTCAACCTGATCGGCATCCTCAATACCTTCGACCTCTTGACGGTGCCGCCGGACAACAGCCCCATCACCGACCTCATCCGCCCGGCCTATTACATTCCGCCCAACAAAAAGCTGGACGACCTGTTGAAGGAACTGCAACAACGCGGCCTTCACCTGGCTATTGTTGTGGACGAACACGGAGGGTGTGTGGGCATCATCACTATTGAGGACCTGCTGGAACAGATCGTCGGAGAAATCGAGGACGAGTACGACGAGCCGCCGAAGTATTACGAAAAATACGATGAAGATGGTTTCCTGGTGCAAGGAGACATCGAGATCGCCATGCTCAACGAGGAACTGGAGCTGGATCTCCCCGAAGGCAATTACGAAACGGTGGCGGGACTGATGATCGACCGGCTGGAGAAAATACCCGTCGCCGGCGACCAGGTGATCGTTCAGGACTGCCGTTTGACCGTAAAAGAGGCGAGCAAGCGCAAAATCAATTCCGTCATTCTGCGCAAACTGCCGCCGGATTTCGATGCCGAAACCCAGAACGGCGAAAAAGCGGGCAACAGCCAATCAGGATCGGCCGCTTCCAAAGAAAAATCCTCAGCCGTTTCGAATTCCGCTCCGTCAGCCGATCCGGCTTCCATGGAAAGCGACACGCCTCCGAAACATAACAAGCCGAAGAAAGCGTCTTTTTCCTCGTCACGTCCCTGA
- a CDS encoding J domain-containing protein, translating into MSWLFGAGLGFLRGGPLGAVAGGVAQHFLSKKFQKLVRKSLPGVKNEPVFVGCIIVVMTKIAMIKGALLPREVETIYRFFVRNLNYKEGDFDGINRVIRETYEKNPDLQPIIEQYKQSSESKYRGLLLTLAYQIALVENSLSEDTQKEINELAHLLELSHERHNAIREQFSLDSLVTPYGILGVPVSATDEEIKKAYRRLAAQYHPDRVAHRGGEEVEQAHIRFLQLQEAYKEIREVRRF; encoded by the coding sequence ATGTCGTGGTTGTTTGGCGCCGGATTGGGATTTTTGCGGGGCGGACCGTTGGGAGCTGTGGCGGGCGGCGTAGCCCAGCATTTCCTGTCCAAAAAGTTCCAGAAACTGGTGCGCAAAAGTCTTCCGGGCGTGAAGAACGAACCGGTGTTCGTCGGGTGCATCATCGTGGTGATGACGAAGATCGCCATGATCAAGGGTGCACTCCTGCCGCGCGAGGTGGAAACCATTTACCGGTTTTTTGTACGCAACCTCAATTACAAGGAAGGCGACTTCGACGGGATCAACCGCGTCATCCGCGAGACCTACGAAAAGAACCCCGATCTCCAGCCCATTATCGAGCAGTACAAGCAATCTTCCGAATCGAAATACCGCGGTCTCCTTTTGACGCTCGCCTACCAGATAGCGCTGGTGGAAAATTCGCTTTCCGAAGACACGCAAAAGGAGATCAACGAACTCGCCCACCTGCTCGAGTTGTCGCACGAGAGGCACAACGCCATCCGCGAACAGTTTTCATTGGACAGCCTGGTGACACCGTACGGCATTCTGGGCGTGCCGGTTTCCGCGACGGATGAGGAAATCAAAAAGGCCTACCGCCGGCTGGCGGCGCAGTACCACCCCGACCGCGTGGCGCACCGGGGTGGTGAGGAGGTGGAACAGGCGCACATCCGGTTTTTGCAGTTGCAGGAAGCGTACAAGGAAATCCGTGAGGTGCGACGGTTCTGA
- a CDS encoding hemolysin family protein translates to MDESSILPRSVILITLLGLSGFFAACEAAFFSLNTAQVASLKDQHGRTGTLVSDLLQTPRELLITIYIGNELVNIGVSALATSIALTIFGDVGVAIAIGIGTFLILLFGEILPKSMALNFAERFALLAAFPLKVFAYLVQPIQKPFVRFAQKVITYLGVPTFEEEGIITDADFRAMVKIGEGEGIIDAEEGELIHNVIEFGQKTVGEIMTPKIDMFYITVNQKMDEILPQIIENFYSRVPVFEEDEETLVGVLLTKDLANYRQLPPEKFNLKNIAKPALTVPASKNLKDMLKNFRKSQRHMAIVLDEYGSIDGLVTLEDVLEELVGEIDSEMRREESFIHKITEKRYRLNAMLSIEEFNNYFTASLPDEQFNTIGGFVFGLFGRVPRSAETISFERFKFRVEKMKGARILSLHLTVTAAKKPEPNMVEEEAAG, encoded by the coding sequence TTGGACGAGTCATCGATATTACCCCGGTCCGTCATACTGATCACTTTACTGGGGCTTTCCGGATTCTTCGCGGCGTGCGAAGCGGCGTTCTTTTCACTCAACACCGCGCAGGTCGCCTCTCTCAAAGACCAACACGGACGGACAGGGACCCTGGTCAGCGACTTGCTGCAAACGCCCCGCGAACTGCTTATCACCATTTACATCGGCAATGAGCTGGTCAACATCGGTGTGTCCGCACTGGCCACCTCCATTGCCCTGACGATTTTTGGCGACGTGGGTGTCGCCATCGCCATCGGTATAGGCACCTTCCTCATCCTGCTGTTCGGCGAAATCCTGCCGAAATCCATGGCCCTCAACTTTGCGGAGCGGTTCGCCCTGCTGGCGGCGTTTCCCCTCAAAGTGTTCGCCTACCTGGTTCAACCCATCCAGAAGCCTTTCGTGCGCTTTGCCCAGAAAGTCATCACCTACCTGGGCGTCCCGACCTTTGAAGAAGAAGGCATCATCACCGATGCGGATTTTCGCGCCATGGTGAAGATCGGCGAGGGCGAAGGCATCATCGACGCCGAGGAAGGCGAACTGATTCACAACGTCATCGAGTTCGGGCAAAAGACCGTGGGGGAGATCATGACGCCCAAGATCGACATGTTCTACATCACGGTGAACCAGAAGATGGACGAGATCCTGCCGCAGATCATCGAGAACTTTTATTCCCGCGTTCCGGTTTTCGAAGAGGACGAAGAAACCCTGGTCGGGGTGCTGTTGACCAAGGACCTGGCCAACTACCGGCAACTGCCGCCGGAAAAATTCAATCTCAAAAACATCGCCAAGCCGGCACTCACCGTGCCCGCGTCCAAGAACCTGAAAGACATGCTGAAGAATTTCCGCAAGTCTCAGCGCCACATGGCCATCGTGCTGGACGAGTATGGAAGCATTGACGGCCTGGTCACGCTGGAGGATGTTCTGGAGGAGCTGGTGGGTGAAATTGACAGCGAGATGCGCCGGGAAGAAAGCTTCATACACAAGATCACGGAAAAACGGTACCGCCTGAATGCCATGCTGAGCATAGAGGAGTTCAACAATTACTTCACCGCATCGTTGCCGGATGAACAGTTCAACACCATTGGAGGTTTTGTATTCGGCCTGTTCGGCCGCGTTCCCCGCTCGGCGGAAACCATCAGTTTCGAGCGCTTCAAATTCCGCGTGGAGAAAATGAAAGGAGCGCGTATTTTGAGCCTTCACCTCACGGTGACCGCCGCGAAAAAGCCCGAACCGAATATGGTTGAAGAGGAGGCCGCAGGCTGA